Proteins encoded within one genomic window of Haladaptatus sp. QDMS2:
- a CDS encoding 23S rRNA (uridine(2552)-2'-O)-methyltransferase, with amino-acid sequence MPRKDHYYNKAKQEGYRSRAAYKLKQLNEEAHLIEKGDTVVDLGAAPGGWLQVAKELTGPSGTVIGVDLQRIKPIDGVETIKGDMTTDEIKDAVRETAGEADVVISDMAPNMTGEYSLDAARSAYLARQAFETATDILAPGGDFVAKIFDGQDVKPLRDDMEQEFEYVRAIHPDASRDESSELYLVAKGFLTSPVREGDTVEVTIANIGKEGDGVAKLDGYTLFVPGTEAGETVEVRVTDIKPRFGFAERIDDE; translated from the coding sequence ATGCCGCGCAAAGACCACTATTACAACAAAGCCAAACAGGAGGGCTATCGCTCCCGTGCGGCCTACAAGCTGAAGCAACTGAACGAGGAGGCCCACCTCATCGAGAAGGGCGACACCGTGGTGGACCTCGGGGCCGCCCCCGGCGGGTGGCTCCAGGTCGCAAAGGAACTCACCGGCCCGTCGGGCACGGTCATCGGCGTCGACCTCCAGCGCATCAAGCCCATCGACGGCGTCGAGACCATCAAGGGCGACATGACGACCGACGAAATCAAGGACGCCGTCCGGGAGACGGCGGGCGAGGCCGACGTCGTCATCTCCGACATGGCCCCAAACATGACCGGCGAGTACAGCTTAGACGCTGCGCGCTCTGCCTACCTCGCTCGCCAGGCGTTCGAGACGGCGACGGATATCCTCGCCCCCGGCGGCGACTTCGTCGCGAAGATTTTCGACGGACAGGACGTGAAACCGCTGCGCGACGACATGGAACAGGAGTTCGAGTACGTCCGCGCCATTCACCCTGACGCCTCCCGCGACGAATCCTCCGAACTCTATCTGGTCGCGAAAGGGTTCCTCACCTCGCCGGTCCGCGAAGGCGACACCGTGGAAGTCACTATCGCGAACATCGGCAAGGAAGGCGACGGCGTCGCCAAACTCGACGGCTACACGCTGTTCGTGCCGGGCACGGAAGCGGGCGAGACCGTCGAGGTCAGGGTGACGGACATCAAGCCGCGCTTTGGCTTCGCAGAGCGCATCGACGACGAGTAA
- a CDS encoding metalloregulator ArsR/SmtB family transcription factor, translating to MTQDTTRLRRLIEDERGTCCDEALTERLDELKALSDGTRSPFERDVAALKALGNETRYEIVRLLTVADRELCVCEFSPLLSVSESAVSHALRGLTDAGLVSRRKEGTWRYYQPTPLAERLLAALDGSRGEQE from the coding sequence ATGACTCAGGACACGACGCGTCTGCGCCGTCTCATCGAGGACGAGCGTGGGACGTGCTGCGACGAGGCGCTCACGGAGCGACTGGACGAATTGAAGGCGCTCTCCGATGGGACCAGATCCCCGTTCGAGCGCGACGTGGCCGCGCTCAAGGCGCTTGGCAACGAGACGCGCTACGAAATCGTCCGCCTGCTCACCGTGGCGGACCGAGAACTGTGCGTCTGTGAGTTCTCGCCGCTACTGTCGGTGAGCGAGAGTGCCGTGAGCCACGCGCTTCGCGGCCTCACGGACGCTGGACTCGTCTCCCGTCGCAAAGAGGGGACGTGGCGGTACTACCAACCAACACCGCTTGCAGAACGGTTGCTGGCGGCGCTCGACGGCTCGCGAGGTGAGCAGGAATGA
- a CDS encoding PQQ-binding-like beta-propeller repeat protein: MTELNRRTTLQALGALLGAGVTGAGLSTLSDVAAAETAISGYPMYAYDSQNTWHAAGEAAPDTDAMVRWSVDTPEAAPYAPAIADGVAYVVHEVTASHTDRTLYLSAIDLASQSTAWSKEIGNSGSKYTPIVHEDRVIVVGVASGEQVFIENEVAAFSRSDGAELWRYESDAKYSSVGTLADGQVFFKLIGVDGHRSAFVALDTEDGSETWRVAGPSPRENEHGNLSDGEPDAPAVTDGTVYFTDQQRILAISTDDGSEVWRDDRGTPLSVSPVVGDGLVYLTVGRRVVAYDSADGTPIWARDVTNHRGVSQPTVANGTVYVRDGYNTFWAIDAATGEYRWERQYDTHPGGDTWDQMAISGFYSTIVAADSKLFALAQLNNGEYHLFTFDTETGDVLNVLPARPNSTYISNPIVADGRLYLTGGGSVYEFGAPPESLAWRFDTKAAHASPLADSTQLTVTADADGRLYGLDPETGEQEWEFIAQGSLQFGPASEQGTVFVADRDVLYAVDRATGVEQWRFSPERPLDTDVAVADGTVFVGTKYRHPWSKLYALDAADGSVKWDFSGKTCPGLEGFAAGPVIGGPFVIFNDTNGRLWAVERHTGTLGWSERGPRLESLEAYDTTVLAGSQTRNEDPRTNLVAYDIDGIERWSKTFSHGREDENTYVDSIVSTDNAVFVTAGNDDAFGNDIDNHRLYRLSPTDGTVEWEHNTRPSPHSNYVGLGELAVAGDSIYAGTDEWRLHKYDANSGELLTRYELEGDAVSAPTVTDGTVLVGKHLGTTFAFMRDS, translated from the coding sequence ATGACGGAACTTAACCGACGTACTACCCTCCAAGCGCTCGGTGCTCTCCTCGGCGCAGGTGTGACAGGCGCGGGTCTGTCCACACTTTCCGACGTTGCGGCAGCAGAGACGGCGATTAGTGGCTATCCGATGTACGCCTACGATTCACAGAACACCTGGCACGCAGCGGGAGAAGCCGCTCCAGACACGGACGCGATGGTCCGTTGGAGCGTCGACACGCCGGAGGCTGCCCCCTATGCGCCAGCAATCGCTGATGGCGTTGCGTACGTCGTACACGAGGTCACGGCCTCACACACTGATAGAACACTGTACCTGTCGGCCATCGACCTCGCGTCCCAGTCGACAGCCTGGAGCAAAGAAATCGGCAATTCGGGGTCGAAGTATACGCCAATCGTCCACGAAGACCGTGTTATCGTCGTCGGTGTCGCATCTGGTGAACAGGTATTCATCGAGAACGAGGTTGCCGCGTTTTCGCGGTCCGATGGGGCTGAGCTCTGGCGGTACGAATCAGACGCAAAGTATTCCTCTGTCGGGACACTTGCAGACGGACAGGTCTTTTTCAAACTCATCGGTGTCGACGGCCACCGAAGCGCGTTCGTCGCACTCGATACCGAAGACGGTTCAGAGACGTGGCGAGTCGCCGGTCCGTCCCCACGAGAAAACGAACACGGAAATCTGTCCGACGGGGAACCCGACGCACCGGCCGTCACTGACGGAACTGTCTACTTCACCGACCAACAGCGAATTCTCGCCATCTCGACCGACGACGGTAGTGAGGTGTGGCGAGACGATAGAGGAACCCCATTGAGCGTCTCCCCGGTCGTCGGAGATGGACTCGTTTACCTCACGGTTGGACGACGAGTCGTCGCCTACGACTCAGCAGACGGAACGCCGATTTGGGCACGAGACGTCACGAATCACCGGGGGGTTTCACAGCCAACAGTAGCGAACGGCACCGTCTACGTGAGGGACGGCTACAACACGTTCTGGGCAATCGATGCTGCGACTGGAGAATATCGCTGGGAACGCCAATACGACACACATCCCGGAGGTGACACCTGGGATCAGATGGCGATTTCCGGGTTCTACAGCACGATCGTCGCGGCCGATTCGAAGCTTTTCGCCCTCGCACAGCTCAATAACGGGGAGTATCACCTCTTCACCTTTGACACGGAAACGGGGGATGTCCTGAACGTTCTGCCTGCACGACCAAATTCGACCTACATCTCGAATCCAATCGTCGCCGACGGCCGACTGTACCTGACTGGCGGGGGGAGCGTCTACGAGTTTGGCGCACCGCCCGAATCACTCGCATGGCGGTTCGATACGAAAGCGGCTCACGCCTCGCCACTCGCAGACAGCACGCAACTGACCGTCACGGCAGACGCGGACGGTAGACTCTACGGCCTCGACCCAGAGACGGGCGAGCAGGAATGGGAGTTCATTGCACAGGGGTCGCTCCAGTTTGGCCCTGCAAGCGAACAGGGAACCGTGTTCGTGGCTGACCGCGATGTGCTGTACGCTGTCGACCGTGCTACTGGCGTCGAACAGTGGCGCTTCTCACCAGAACGACCGCTCGACACCGACGTGGCCGTCGCAGACGGAACGGTGTTCGTTGGCACGAAATACCGCCACCCGTGGTCGAAACTCTACGCACTGGATGCTGCCGACGGGAGCGTGAAGTGGGACTTCAGTGGAAAGACCTGCCCCGGCCTCGAAGGCTTTGCGGCTGGGCCCGTTATCGGCGGTCCATTCGTCATCTTCAACGACACGAATGGCCGTCTGTGGGCCGTAGAGCGTCATACTGGAACGCTTGGCTGGAGCGAACGCGGTCCACGACTCGAATCGCTCGAAGCCTACGACACCACCGTTCTCGCCGGAAGTCAAACACGAAACGAGGACCCACGGACGAACCTCGTAGCCTACGATATCGACGGAATCGAACGCTGGTCGAAAACGTTCTCACACGGGCGCGAAGACGAGAACACCTACGTCGATTCCATCGTCTCGACTGACAACGCGGTGTTCGTCACCGCAGGTAACGATGACGCATTCGGAAACGACATCGACAACCACCGGCTCTACCGACTCTCGCCGACGGATGGGACCGTCGAATGGGAGCACAACACTCGTCCATCGCCGCACAGCAATTACGTCGGACTTGGCGAACTCGCTGTCGCAGGTGATAGCATCTACGCCGGCACCGACGAATGGCGACTCCACAAGTACGACGCGAATTCGGGCGAACTCCTGACCCGATACGAACTCGAAGGTGACGCAGTTTCAGCCCCAACAGTCACCGACGGCACGGTCCTCGTCGGCAAGCACCTTGGCACCACGTTCGCCTTCATGCGAGACAGCTAA
- a CDS encoding arsenite methyltransferase, which produces MSDESGLSAQAQRRAVRNRYAQIATESGTSTDADDDCCGSSDGCCGDEASQADSTALGYTDDDVAAVAAGADLGLGCGNPTALASLEAGETVLDLGSGAGFDCFLAAHRVGETGRVLGVDMTVEMVEKARANVEKNDATNVEFRLGEIEHLPVADETVDVVISNCVVNLSPDKPQVFREAFRALKPGGRVAISDVVMTADLPDSVRRDPESVAACVAGASTIDDLESALAAAGFEDIDIAPKDDSGEFIREWDDSLDLSAYIVSADISARKPAR; this is translated from the coding sequence ATGAGCGACGAATCGGGGCTGTCGGCGCAAGCACAGCGGAGAGCCGTGCGAAACCGCTACGCGCAAATCGCGACGGAGTCAGGGACCAGCACTGACGCGGACGACGATTGCTGTGGGAGTTCCGACGGCTGCTGTGGCGACGAGGCGTCGCAGGCGGACTCGACGGCACTCGGCTACACTGACGACGACGTGGCGGCCGTCGCGGCCGGTGCGGACCTCGGACTCGGCTGTGGGAACCCGACGGCGCTCGCCTCGCTCGAAGCGGGCGAGACGGTTCTCGACCTCGGGTCGGGAGCTGGCTTCGACTGCTTCCTCGCCGCCCACCGCGTCGGGGAGACGGGCCGCGTCCTGGGCGTGGACATGACCGTCGAGATGGTCGAGAAAGCTCGTGCCAACGTCGAGAAGAACGACGCGACGAACGTCGAGTTCCGACTGGGCGAAATCGAGCACCTCCCCGTCGCAGACGAGACGGTCGACGTCGTCATCTCGAACTGCGTCGTGAACCTCTCGCCGGACAAGCCGCAGGTGTTCCGCGAGGCGTTCCGGGCGCTCAAGCCGGGCGGCCGTGTGGCGATTTCTGACGTCGTCATGACCGCCGACCTCCCCGACTCTGTTCGGCGCGACCCGGAATCGGTCGCCGCCTGCGTTGCGGGTGCGTCGACCATCGACGACCTCGAATCGGCGCTCGCTGCGGCGGGGTTCGAGGACATCGACATCGCGCCGAAAGACGACAGCGGGGAGTTCATCCGCGAGTGGGACGACTCGCTCGACTTGAGTGCGTACATCGTATCCGCGGACATCTCGGCGCGAAAACCGGCGCGCTGA
- a CDS encoding DNA polymerase sliding clamp produces MFKAIVSAETLRTALDSVSVLVDECKIHLNEDGFAIRAVDPANVGMVDLTLDASAFESYEADGGVIGVNLSRLENIAGMASSGQLVQLELDEETRKLHIQIEGLEYTLALIDPDSIRQEPDIPNLDLPAQVVIEGRDIDRAVKAADMVSDHIALGVEEADELFYVSAEGDTDDVRLELPREDLIDLQAGQARSLFSLDYLKDMNKAIPKDGEVTIDLGEEFPVKLHFELAEGQGSVTYMLAPRIQSD; encoded by the coding sequence ATGTTCAAGGCTATCGTGAGCGCTGAAACGCTCCGGACGGCCCTTGATTCCGTGAGTGTGCTGGTAGACGAGTGTAAAATCCACCTCAACGAGGACGGGTTCGCCATTCGGGCGGTCGACCCGGCGAACGTTGGGATGGTGGACCTCACGCTCGATGCCAGCGCCTTCGAGTCCTACGAGGCGGACGGCGGCGTCATTGGCGTTAATCTTTCCCGACTGGAGAACATCGCAGGGATGGCCAGCTCTGGCCAACTCGTGCAGCTCGAACTGGACGAGGAGACGCGAAAGCTCCACATCCAGATTGAGGGCTTAGAGTATACCCTCGCGCTCATCGACCCCGACTCCATCCGGCAGGAGCCGGACATCCCCAACCTGGACCTGCCGGCACAGGTCGTCATCGAGGGACGCGACATCGACCGGGCAGTCAAGGCCGCAGATATGGTCTCTGACCACATCGCACTGGGCGTCGAAGAGGCAGACGAGTTGTTCTACGTCTCCGCAGAGGGCGACACCGACGACGTGCGTCTGGAACTCCCCCGCGAGGACCTCATCGACTTGCAGGCCGGGCAGGCCCGCTCGCTGTTCTCGCTCGACTATCTGAAGGATATGAACAAGGCCATCCCGAAAGACGGCGAGGTCACCATCGACTTAGGCGAGGAGTTCCCGGTGAAACTCCACTTCGAACTCGCAGAGGGCCAGGGCAGCGTCACCTACATGCTCGCCCCGCGTATCCAGAGCGACTAA
- a CDS encoding ribbon-helix-helix domain-containing protein: protein MPKISVEVPEELLSDLDAHVGEDGKFVNRSEAIRASIRKMLDLLDEIDDRHGRIDDE, encoded by the coding sequence ATGCCAAAAATCAGCGTTGAGGTTCCAGAGGAACTTCTTTCTGACCTCGATGCCCACGTGGGGGAAGACGGCAAATTCGTAAACAGAAGCGAAGCGATTCGAGCCTCGATTCGCAAGATGCTCGACCTCCTCGACGAAATCGACGACCGTCACGGGAGAATCGATGACGAGTGA
- a CDS encoding twin-arginine translocase subunit TatC, with protein MSGAIDDDTKRAVASGRETVGAMLSTAQTHLQKVFIVFVIGLMGTIYALREFVWVQLKADLFSKMGPDVADQTDVIAVTPFDVILLQVKIGLVVGILLAIPFLLYYSRDALRERGLWPTQRIGLWKFTFILTLSLGLFVGGVVYAYALFFPLMFEFLAGNAIQGGFQPTYSIVHWAQFVFLLTLSFGLAAQLPLAMTGLAYIEIVPYETWRDKWRHAVVAIFIFGALFSPPDPFTQIMWAVPLLFLYGFSLGLTKVLVSTRRQRDAPSPASAGDPAEIDIDSLDAAAIYAAPTEVFAAMSEDEALQHASTAMQDDDADKAQAILDRFDEVQEAVEADPVENGATAAAVNDMPEDEDAEAPAANTDAADGDVDDVRPDDTDEESGSAITRTTTGIVNAFSEDEKTEDDIGGYYYDIAFILESLTSKAFWIVGTFMLVLASVFIFLYSGGIKIIRDNFLSKVPEAIAADGIDFGIVALHPVEALIFEVKIATVLAAVSVIPVLLYFAWPSLKERGFARGNRNVLLLWGLSMLVGIGAGTMVGYSYVAPTIVSWLAADAIQANMIISYRINAFGWLVFLTTAGIGILGMIPVSMLLFHRGRIITYRTFRTRWREVTIGILAIAAFGAPGGMFMMFILAIPTLLAYFLGLGLLWVVTLGGRRVPEKERAGAD; from the coding sequence ATGTCTGGAGCGATAGACGACGACACGAAACGCGCTGTCGCCAGTGGTCGGGAAACGGTCGGCGCGATGCTCAGCACGGCACAGACCCATCTACAGAAGGTCTTCATCGTGTTCGTCATCGGGCTGATGGGCACTATCTACGCCCTGCGCGAGTTCGTCTGGGTCCAACTCAAGGCGGACCTGTTCTCGAAAATGGGCCCAGACGTCGCAGACCAGACCGACGTCATCGCCGTCACACCGTTCGACGTCATCCTCTTGCAAGTGAAAATCGGCCTCGTCGTGGGTATCTTGCTCGCCATTCCCTTCCTCCTGTACTACTCCCGCGACGCGCTCCGTGAACGCGGCCTCTGGCCGACCCAGCGCATCGGCCTCTGGAAATTCACCTTCATCCTCACGCTGAGCCTCGGACTGTTCGTCGGCGGCGTCGTCTACGCTTACGCCCTCTTCTTCCCGCTCATGTTCGAGTTCCTCGCCGGGAATGCGATTCAGGGCGGATTCCAGCCGACGTACTCCATCGTCCACTGGGCGCAGTTCGTCTTCCTGTTGACCCTCTCCTTCGGCCTCGCCGCCCAGCTCCCGCTCGCGATGACCGGCCTCGCGTACATCGAAATCGTCCCCTACGAGACGTGGCGCGATAAGTGGCGTCACGCCGTCGTCGCCATCTTCATCTTCGGGGCGCTGTTCTCGCCGCCAGACCCCTTCACCCAGATTATGTGGGCCGTGCCGCTGCTCTTCCTCTACGGGTTCAGTCTCGGCCTGACGAAGGTGCTCGTCTCGACGCGCCGCCAGCGCGACGCGCCGAGTCCAGCGAGCGCGGGCGACCCAGCGGAAATCGACATCGACAGCCTTGACGCCGCCGCTATCTATGCCGCACCCACGGAAGTGTTCGCGGCCATGTCCGAAGACGAGGCGCTCCAGCACGCCAGCACGGCGATGCAGGACGACGACGCCGACAAGGCACAGGCCATCTTAGACCGCTTCGACGAGGTGCAAGAAGCCGTCGAGGCTGACCCCGTCGAGAACGGCGCGACTGCCGCCGCCGTCAACGATATGCCAGAAGACGAGGACGCGGAGGCTCCTGCGGCGAATACAGACGCCGCAGACGGCGACGTCGATGACGTTCGCCCCGACGACACCGACGAGGAATCGGGGAGCGCCATCACCCGCACGACGACCGGTATCGTGAACGCCTTCTCCGAGGACGAGAAGACCGAAGACGACATCGGCGGCTACTACTACGACATCGCGTTCATCCTCGAAAGTCTCACCTCGAAAGCATTCTGGATTGTGGGGACGTTCATGCTCGTCCTCGCGAGCGTGTTCATCTTCCTCTACTCGGGTGGCATCAAAATCATCCGGGACAACTTCCTGAGCAAGGTTCCAGAGGCCATCGCCGCAGACGGCATCGACTTCGGTATCGTCGCGCTTCACCCGGTCGAGGCGCTCATCTTCGAGGTGAAAATCGCAACCGTCCTCGCCGCCGTCTCAGTGATTCCGGTATTGCTCTATTTCGCGTGGCCGTCGCTCAAAGAGCGCGGCTTCGCCCGCGGGAACCGCAACGTTCTGCTCCTGTGGGGCCTCTCGATGCTGGTCGGCATCGGTGCCGGAACGATGGTCGGATACTCGTACGTCGCACCGACCATCGTCTCGTGGCTCGCCGCAGACGCGATTCAGGCGAACATGATCATCTCCTACCGCATCAACGCCTTCGGGTGGCTCGTGTTCCTCACGACCGCCGGCATCGGCATCCTCGGGATGATTCCCGTCTCGATGCTGCTGTTCCACCGCGGGCGTATCATCACCTACCGCACTTTCCGCACCCGCTGGCGTGAAGTGACCATCGGCATCCTCGCAATCGCCGCCTTCGGCGCGCCGGGCGGGATGTTCATGATGTTCATCCTCGCGATTCCGACGCTGCTCGCGTACTTCCTCGGCCTCGGCTTGCTCTGGGTCGTGACCCTCGGCGGTCGTCGCGTTCCCGAAAAAGAACGCGCTGGGGCCGATTAA
- a CDS encoding queuosine precursor transporter, protein MTSDAGDPVRLALVALFITALVTAQLTASKVLAFSIPFSLPLAGNTLILPGAALAYALTFFASDCYAELYGRKPATMLVNVGFGMTLVMLVLVWTTIQAPAFQFSPVDATTFASVLGASTNIVIGSLAAYVVSQNWDVFAFHKIREFTNGEHLWLRNIGSTASSQVIDTVIFVSLAFYLVPQLLGTGNPLPLVQVAGLIIGQYLLKLLIALGDTPFVYAVVGFVTSRREKQVADAGEFAFE, encoded by the coding sequence ATGACGAGTGATGCCGGGGACCCAGTACGCCTCGCGCTCGTCGCGCTGTTTATCACTGCACTCGTCACGGCCCAGCTAACCGCCTCGAAAGTCCTCGCCTTCTCGATTCCATTCTCGCTGCCGCTAGCTGGCAACACGCTCATCTTGCCGGGCGCGGCGCTCGCCTACGCGCTCACCTTCTTCGCCTCTGACTGTTACGCAGAACTCTACGGGCGCAAACCGGCGACCATGCTCGTGAACGTCGGCTTCGGGATGACGCTCGTCATGCTGGTGCTCGTCTGGACGACGATTCAGGCCCCTGCATTCCAGTTCTCGCCGGTCGATGCGACCACCTTCGCGTCCGTCCTCGGCGCGAGTACGAACATCGTCATCGGCAGTCTCGCCGCCTACGTCGTGAGTCAGAACTGGGACGTCTTCGCGTTCCACAAGATTCGCGAGTTCACGAACGGCGAACACCTCTGGTTGCGCAACATCGGTTCGACCGCGAGCAGCCAGGTCATCGACACCGTCATCTTCGTCTCGCTCGCGTTCTACCTCGTTCCCCAACTGCTCGGGACGGGCAACCCACTGCCGCTGGTGCAGGTCGCCGGCCTCATCATCGGCCAGTACCTCCTCAAACTGCTCATCGCGCTCGGCGACACCCCGTTCGTCTACGCCGTCGTGGGCTTCGTCACGTCGCGCCGCGAGAAACAGGTCGCCGACGCCGGCGAGTTCGCCTTCGAGTAA
- a CDS encoding twin-arginine translocase subunit TatC, giving the protein MADHFSAPAVNEDGSVQNGPASDKEMPLADHIEEMVRRTGVVLVIMAVISGIVFPFADQIINFLWNNILPGTDVARPRLYHPLALVLARLKVASLAGFIIALPVFVYETYLFMRPGLYKHERRYYLAAVPTSLILAFIGVAFAFYLVLPTIFTYFTYYTQGAATVAYGLTETFNLIVLLMGFFALIFQIPLMVMLAIMMGLTTRQWLADRRLYFWGAFAGIAFLFSPDPTGMAPIIVAATMIALFEGTLLLLRWTQR; this is encoded by the coding sequence ATGGCTGACCACTTCTCAGCCCCAGCCGTAAACGAAGATGGCTCTGTGCAGAACGGGCCGGCGTCTGACAAGGAGATGCCGCTTGCGGACCACATCGAGGAAATGGTCCGCCGGACGGGCGTCGTCCTCGTCATCATGGCCGTGATAAGCGGCATCGTGTTCCCCTTCGCAGACCAGATCATCAACTTCCTCTGGAACAACATTCTCCCGGGAACCGACGTGGCACGACCCCGACTCTACCACCCGCTCGCGCTGGTCCTCGCGCGGCTGAAAGTCGCCTCGCTCGCCGGGTTCATCATCGCGTTACCCGTGTTCGTCTACGAGACGTACCTGTTCATGCGTCCCGGCCTCTACAAGCACGAGCGCCGGTACTATCTCGCGGCCGTCCCGACGAGTCTCATCCTCGCGTTCATCGGCGTTGCCTTCGCGTTCTACCTCGTTCTCCCGACCATTTTCACCTACTTCACCTACTACACCCAGGGAGCCGCGACTGTCGCCTACGGCCTGACCGAGACGTTCAACCTCATCGTCCTGCTGATGGGCTTTTTCGCGCTCATCTTCCAGATTCCGCTCATGGTCATGCTCGCCATCATGATGGGACTGACCACCCGCCAGTGGCTCGCAGACCGTCGCCTCTACTTCTGGGGGGCGTTCGCGGGTATCGCGTTCCTGTTCAGCCCCGACCCGACCGGGATGGCACCTATCATCGTCGCGGCCACGATGATTGCCCTGTTCGAGGGGACGCTGTTGCTCCTGCGCTGGACCCAGCGGTAA
- a CDS encoding histidine phosphatase family protein, with product MRVLLVRHGETHWNRERRMQGWAPSRLTENGEQQARVTGETLAAEYDIAHIYASDLTRTRETTVHIRESVEADATFDSAWRERDLGVYQGLTHDEITERFPEFSLTRAGLEAAAKVPEGGESLVQVRDRVLSGWEDLTENHREGDTVLVVSHGGPMYLLLGHLQGHDIVESYTRLRLKNCSVSEIAVEEESRVVRENETPY from the coding sequence ATGAGAGTGTTGCTGGTTCGCCACGGCGAGACGCACTGGAACCGCGAGCGACGCATGCAGGGGTGGGCTCCCTCACGGCTCACCGAAAACGGCGAGCAACAGGCCCGGGTCACGGGTGAGACCCTCGCGGCGGAGTACGACATCGCCCACATCTACGCCTCAGACCTGACGCGCACTCGGGAGACGACGGTGCACATTCGCGAGTCGGTAGAGGCAGACGCTACCTTCGACTCGGCGTGGCGTGAACGTGACCTCGGCGTCTATCAGGGACTCACCCACGACGAGATAACCGAGCGATTCCCCGAATTCTCGCTCACGCGAGCGGGCCTCGAAGCCGCGGCGAAAGTACCGGAAGGTGGAGAAAGTCTCGTACAGGTCAGAGACCGCGTGCTCTCCGGCTGGGAGGACCTCACCGAGAATCACCGCGAAGGCGACACCGTCCTCGTAGTGAGCCACGGCGGGCCGATGTACCTGTTGCTCGGCCACCTGCAGGGTCACGACATCGTCGAGAGTTACACCCGACTGCGCCTGAAGAACTGTTCGGTCTCAGAAATCGCGGTCGAGGAGGAGTCCCGCGTGGTGCGGGAAAACGAGACGCCGTACTAG
- the larE gene encoding ATP-dependent sacrificial sulfur transferase LarE → MPTVEEKAAAVREDLAQRDSVLVAFSGGVDSSVVAALAADALGENAVACTAKSETLPAAELDDSVSVADEIGIRHEIVEFSELDSPDFVKNDEDRCYHCRTMRLGKMFDKARELDIEIVCDGTNASDLGEGHRPGLRAVEELNAYSPLVAQGITKDEVRQIADMYDLSVADKPAMACLSSRIPTGLEVTEERLSRVDKAEQLLRTWGFSQFRVRDHDGLARIEIAEDELDRALDADFIRAARDHIKDAGFDHVTLDLFGYRTGSVSPAGQATAADEPLVENVFDAEYPTGK, encoded by the coding sequence ATGCCTACGGTTGAGGAGAAAGCAGCAGCCGTCCGCGAGGACCTCGCCCAGCGCGACAGCGTCCTCGTCGCCTTCAGCGGCGGTGTCGATTCGAGCGTGGTCGCGGCACTCGCCGCGGACGCCCTCGGCGAGAACGCGGTGGCCTGTACGGCGAAGAGTGAGACGCTCCCGGCGGCCGAACTGGACGACTCCGTCTCGGTCGCAGACGAAATCGGCATCCGGCACGAAATCGTCGAGTTCAGCGAACTCGACAGCCCCGACTTCGTGAAAAACGACGAAGACCGGTGCTACCACTGCCGGACGATGCGCCTCGGCAAGATGTTCGACAAGGCCCGAGAGCTCGACATCGAAATCGTCTGCGACGGCACGAACGCCTCCGACCTCGGCGAGGGCCACCGTCCCGGCCTGCGCGCCGTCGAGGAGTTAAACGCCTACTCCCCGCTCGTCGCCCAGGGAATCACCAAAGACGAGGTGCGCCAGATTGCGGATATGTACGACCTCTCAGTCGCCGACAAACCGGCGATGGCGTGTCTCTCCTCGCGCATTCCGACCGGTCTCGAAGTCACCGAAGAACGCCTCTCTCGCGTGGACAAGGCAGAACAACTCCTCAGAACGTGGGGCTTCTCGCAGTTCCGCGTGCGCGACCACGACGGCCTCGCCCGCATCGAAATCGCCGAGGACGAACTGGACCGTGCCTTAGACGCTGACTTCATCCGCGCCGCCCGTGACCACATCAAGGACGCCGGCTTTGACCACGTCACCCTCGACCTCTTTGGCTATCGCACCGGCAGCGTGAGTCCCGCCGGGCAGGCCACGGCGGCCGACGAACCGCTCGTCGAGAACGTCTTCGACGCTGAGTACCCGACCGGTAAGTAG